The following proteins come from a genomic window of Macaca fascicularis isolate 582-1 chromosome 8, T2T-MFA8v1.1:
- the PAG1 gene encoding phosphoprotein associated with glycosphingolipid-enriched microdomains 1 isoform X1, whose protein sequence is MGPMGSLLGSGQMQITLWGSLATVAIFFVITFLIFLCSSCDREKKPRQHSGDHENLMNVPSDKEMFSRSVTSLATDAPASSEQNGALTNGDILSEDSTLTCMQHYEEVQTSASDLLDSQDSTGKPKCHQSRELPRIPPESAVDTMLTVRSADGDQGPGMEGPYEVLKDSSSQENMVEDCLYETVKEIKEVAAAAHLEKGHTGKAKPTSASKELPGPQTEGKAEFAEYASVDRNKKCRQSVNVESILGNSCDLEEEAPPPVPVKLLDENENLQKEAGEAEESATDRTSETNKRFSSLSYKSREEDPTLTEEEISAMYSSVNKPGQLGNKSGQSLTVPESTYTSIQEDPQRSPSSCNDLYATVKDFEKTPNSTLPPAGRPGEEPEPDYEAIQTLHREEEKATLGTNGHRGLVPKENDYESISDLQQGRDITRL, encoded by the exons ATGGGGCCCATGGGGAGCCTGCTGGGCAGTGGACAGATGCAGATCACCCTGTGGGGAAGTCTGGCCACTGTCGCCATTTTCTTCGTCATCACCTTCCTCATTTTCCTGTGCTCCAGTTGTGACAG GGAAAAGAAGCCGCGACAGCACAGTGGGGACCATGAGAACCTGATGAACGTG cctTCAGACAAGGAGATGTTCAGCCGTTCAGTTACTAGCTTGGCAACAGATGCTCCTGCCAGCAGTGAGCAGAATGGGGCACTCACCAATGGGGACA TTCTTTCAGAGGACAGTACTCTGACCTGCATGCAGCATTACGAGGAAGTCCAGACATCGGCTTCGGATCTGCTAGATTCCCAGGACAGCACGGGGAAGCCAAAATGTCATCAGAGTCGGGAGCTGCCCAGAATCCCTCCCGAGAGTGCAGTGGACACCATGCTCACAGTGAGAAGTGCGGACGGGGACCAGGGCCCGGGGATGGAAGGGCCCTATGAAGTGCTCAAGGACAGCTCCTCCCAAGAAAACATGGTGGAGGACTGCTTGTACGAAACTGTGAAAGAGATCAAGGAGGTGGCTGCAGCTGCACACCTGGAGAAAGGCCACACTGGCAAGGCAAAGCCTACTTCCGCCTCGAAAGAGCTCCCAGGGCCCCAGACTGAAGGCAAAGCTGAGTTTGCCGAATATGCCTCGGTGGACAGAAACAAAAAGTGTCGCCAAAGTGTTAATGTAGAGAGTATCCTTGGAAATTCATGTGATCTAGAAGAGGAGGCCCCACCACCTGTCCCTGTTAAGCTTCTGGACGAGAATGAAAACCTTCAGAAGGAAGCGGGAGAGGCGGAAGAGAGTGCCACAGACAGGACCAGTGAAACTAACAAG AGATTTAGCTCATTGTCATACAAGTCTCGGGAAGAAGACCCCACTCTCACGGAAGAAGAg ATCTCTGCTATGTACTCATCGGTGAATAAACCTGGACAGTTAGGGAATAAATCAGGACAGTCACTTACAGTGCCAGAGTCCACCTACACCTCCATTCAAGAGGACCCACAGAGGTCACCCTCCTCCTGTAATGATCTCTATGCTACTGTTAAAGACTTCGAAAAAACTCCGAACAGCACACTTCCACCAGCAGGGAGGCCCGGCGAGGAGCCAGAGCCTGATTATGAAGCGATACAGACTCTccacagagaggaagaaaaggccaccctggggaccaatggccaccgcGGTCTCGTCCCGAAGGAGAACGACTACGAGAGCATTAGTGACTTGCAGCAAGGCAGAGATATTACCAGGCTCTAG
- the PAG1 gene encoding phosphoprotein associated with glycosphingolipid-enriched microdomains 1 isoform X3: MFSRSVTSLATDAPASSEQNGALTNGDILSEDSTLTCMQHYEEVQTSASDLLDSQDSTGKPKCHQSRELPRIPPESAVDTMLTVRSADGDQGPGMEGPYEVLKDSSSQENMVEDCLYETVKEIKEVAAAAHLEKGHTGKAKPTSASKELPGPQTEGKAEFAEYASVDRNKKCRQSVNVESILGNSCDLEEEAPPPVPVKLLDENENLQKEAGEAEESATDRTSETNKRFSSLSYKSREEDPTLTEEEISAMYSSVNKPGQLGNKSGQSLTVPESTYTSIQEDPQRSPSSCNDLYATVKDFEKTPNSTLPPAGRPGEEPEPDYEAIQTLHREEEKATLGTNGHRGLVPKENDYESISDLQQGRDITRL, encoded by the exons ATGTTCAGCCGTTCAGTTACTAGCTTGGCAACAGATGCTCCTGCCAGCAGTGAGCAGAATGGGGCACTCACCAATGGGGACA TTCTTTCAGAGGACAGTACTCTGACCTGCATGCAGCATTACGAGGAAGTCCAGACATCGGCTTCGGATCTGCTAGATTCCCAGGACAGCACGGGGAAGCCAAAATGTCATCAGAGTCGGGAGCTGCCCAGAATCCCTCCCGAGAGTGCAGTGGACACCATGCTCACAGTGAGAAGTGCGGACGGGGACCAGGGCCCGGGGATGGAAGGGCCCTATGAAGTGCTCAAGGACAGCTCCTCCCAAGAAAACATGGTGGAGGACTGCTTGTACGAAACTGTGAAAGAGATCAAGGAGGTGGCTGCAGCTGCACACCTGGAGAAAGGCCACACTGGCAAGGCAAAGCCTACTTCCGCCTCGAAAGAGCTCCCAGGGCCCCAGACTGAAGGCAAAGCTGAGTTTGCCGAATATGCCTCGGTGGACAGAAACAAAAAGTGTCGCCAAAGTGTTAATGTAGAGAGTATCCTTGGAAATTCATGTGATCTAGAAGAGGAGGCCCCACCACCTGTCCCTGTTAAGCTTCTGGACGAGAATGAAAACCTTCAGAAGGAAGCGGGAGAGGCGGAAGAGAGTGCCACAGACAGGACCAGTGAAACTAACAAG AGATTTAGCTCATTGTCATACAAGTCTCGGGAAGAAGACCCCACTCTCACGGAAGAAGAg ATCTCTGCTATGTACTCATCGGTGAATAAACCTGGACAGTTAGGGAATAAATCAGGACAGTCACTTACAGTGCCAGAGTCCACCTACACCTCCATTCAAGAGGACCCACAGAGGTCACCCTCCTCCTGTAATGATCTCTATGCTACTGTTAAAGACTTCGAAAAAACTCCGAACAGCACACTTCCACCAGCAGGGAGGCCCGGCGAGGAGCCAGAGCCTGATTATGAAGCGATACAGACTCTccacagagaggaagaaaaggccaccctggggaccaatggccaccgcGGTCTCGTCCCGAAGGAGAACGACTACGAGAGCATTAGTGACTTGCAGCAAGGCAGAGATATTACCAGGCTCTAG
- the PAG1 gene encoding phosphoprotein associated with glycosphingolipid-enriched microdomains 1 isoform X2 has product MGPMGSLLGSGQMQITLWGSLATVAIFFVITFLIFLCSSCDREKKPRQHSGDHENLMNVPSDKEMFSRSVTSLATDAPASSEQNGALTNGDILSEDSTLTCMQHYEEVQTSASDLLDSQDSTGKPKCHQSRELPRIPPESAVDTMLTVRSADGDQGPGMEGPYEVLKDSSSQENMVEDCLYETVKEIKEVAAAAHLEKGHTGKAKPTSASKELPGPQTEGKAEFAEYASVDRNKKCRQSVNVESILGNSCDLEEEAPPPVPVKLLDENENLQKEAGEAEESATDRTSETNKISAMYSSVNKPGQLGNKSGQSLTVPESTYTSIQEDPQRSPSSCNDLYATVKDFEKTPNSTLPPAGRPGEEPEPDYEAIQTLHREEEKATLGTNGHRGLVPKENDYESISDLQQGRDITRL; this is encoded by the exons ATGGGGCCCATGGGGAGCCTGCTGGGCAGTGGACAGATGCAGATCACCCTGTGGGGAAGTCTGGCCACTGTCGCCATTTTCTTCGTCATCACCTTCCTCATTTTCCTGTGCTCCAGTTGTGACAG GGAAAAGAAGCCGCGACAGCACAGTGGGGACCATGAGAACCTGATGAACGTG cctTCAGACAAGGAGATGTTCAGCCGTTCAGTTACTAGCTTGGCAACAGATGCTCCTGCCAGCAGTGAGCAGAATGGGGCACTCACCAATGGGGACA TTCTTTCAGAGGACAGTACTCTGACCTGCATGCAGCATTACGAGGAAGTCCAGACATCGGCTTCGGATCTGCTAGATTCCCAGGACAGCACGGGGAAGCCAAAATGTCATCAGAGTCGGGAGCTGCCCAGAATCCCTCCCGAGAGTGCAGTGGACACCATGCTCACAGTGAGAAGTGCGGACGGGGACCAGGGCCCGGGGATGGAAGGGCCCTATGAAGTGCTCAAGGACAGCTCCTCCCAAGAAAACATGGTGGAGGACTGCTTGTACGAAACTGTGAAAGAGATCAAGGAGGTGGCTGCAGCTGCACACCTGGAGAAAGGCCACACTGGCAAGGCAAAGCCTACTTCCGCCTCGAAAGAGCTCCCAGGGCCCCAGACTGAAGGCAAAGCTGAGTTTGCCGAATATGCCTCGGTGGACAGAAACAAAAAGTGTCGCCAAAGTGTTAATGTAGAGAGTATCCTTGGAAATTCATGTGATCTAGAAGAGGAGGCCCCACCACCTGTCCCTGTTAAGCTTCTGGACGAGAATGAAAACCTTCAGAAGGAAGCGGGAGAGGCGGAAGAGAGTGCCACAGACAGGACCAGTGAAACTAACAAG ATCTCTGCTATGTACTCATCGGTGAATAAACCTGGACAGTTAGGGAATAAATCAGGACAGTCACTTACAGTGCCAGAGTCCACCTACACCTCCATTCAAGAGGACCCACAGAGGTCACCCTCCTCCTGTAATGATCTCTATGCTACTGTTAAAGACTTCGAAAAAACTCCGAACAGCACACTTCCACCAGCAGGGAGGCCCGGCGAGGAGCCAGAGCCTGATTATGAAGCGATACAGACTCTccacagagaggaagaaaaggccaccctggggaccaatggccaccgcGGTCTCGTCCCGAAGGAGAACGACTACGAGAGCATTAGTGACTTGCAGCAAGGCAGAGATATTACCAGGCTCTAG